A single genomic interval of Theropithecus gelada isolate Dixy chromosome 16, Tgel_1.0, whole genome shotgun sequence harbors:
- the NLGN2 gene encoding neuroligin-2 isoform X2, whose translation MWLLALCLVGLAGAQRGGGGPGGGGAPGGPGLGLGSLGEERFPVVNTAYGRVRGVRRELNNEILGPVVQFLGVPYATPPLGARRFQPPEAPASWPGVRNATTLPPACPQNLHGALPAIMLPVWFTDNLEAAATYVQNQSEDCLYLNLYVPTEDDIRDPGKKPVMLFLHGGSYMEGTGNMFDGSVLAAYGNVIVATLNYRLGVLGFLSTGDQAAKGNYGLLDQIQALRWLSENIAHFGGDPERITIFGSGAGASCVNLLILSHHSEGTSSQPVPPGLFQKAIAQSGTAISSWSVNYQPLKYTRLLAAKVGCDREDSAEAVECLRRKPSRELVDQDVQPARYHIAFGPVVDGDVVPDDPEILMQQGEFLNYDMLIGVNQGEGLKFVEDSAESEDGVSASAFDFTVSNFVDNLYGYPEGKDVLRETIKFMYTDWADRDNGEMRRKTLLALFTDHQWVAPAVATAKLHADYQSPVYFYTFYHHCQAEGRPEWADAAHGDELPYVFGVPMVGATDLFPCNFSKNDVMLSAVVMTYWTNFAKTGDPNQPVPQDTKFIHTKPNRFEEVVWSKFNSKEKQYLHIGLKPRVRDNYRANKVAFWLELVPHLHNLHTELFTTTTRLPPYATRWPPRPPAGAPGTRRPPPPATLPPEPEPEPGPRAYDRFPGDSRDYSTELSVTVAVGASLLFLNILAFAALYYKRDRRQELRCRRLSPPGGSGSGVPGGGPLLPTAGRELPPEEELVSLQLKRGGGVGADPAEALRPACPPDYTLALRRAPDDVPLLAPGALTLLPSGLGPPPPPPPPSLHPFGPFPPPPPTATSHNNTLPHPHSTTRV comes from the exons ATGTGGCTCCTGGCGCTGTGTCTGGTGGGGCTGGCGGGGGCTCAACGGGGGGGAGGGGgtcccggcggcggcggcgccccGGGCGGCCCCGGCCTGGGCCTCGGCAGCCTTGGGGAGGAGCGCTTCCCGGTGGTGAACACGGCCTACGGGCGAGTGCGCGGTGTGCGGCGCGAGCTCAACAACGAGATCCTGGGCCCCGTCGTGCAGTTCTTGGGCGTGCCCTACGCCACGCCGCCCCTGGGCGCCCGCCGCTTCCAGCCGCCTGAGGCGCCTGCCTCGTGGCCCGGCGTGCGCAACGCCACCACCCTGCCGCCCGCCTGCCCGCAGAACCTGCACGGGGCGCTGCCCGCCATCATGCTGCCTGTGTGGTTCACCGACAACTTGGAGGCGGCCGCCACCTACGTGCAGAACCAGAGCGAGGACTGCCTGTACCTCAACCTCTACGTGCCCACCGAGGACG ATATCCGTGACCCTGGGAAGAAGCCTGTGATGCTGTTTCTCCACGGCGGCTCCTACATGGAGGGGACCGGAAACATGTTCGATGGCTCAGTCCTGGCTGCCTACGGCAACGTCATTGTAGCCACGCTCAACTACCGTCTTGGGGTGCTCG GTTTTCTCAGCACCGGGGACCAGGCTGCAAAAGGCAACTATGGGCTCCTGGACCAGATCCAGGCCCTGCGCTGGCTCAGTGAAAACATCGCCCACTTTGGGGGCGACCCCGAGCGTATCACCATCTTTGGGTCTGGGGCAGGGGCCTCCTGCGTCAACCTTCTGATCCTCTCCCACCATTCAGAAGGTACCAGCA GTCAGCCTGTCCCACCAGGGCTGTTCCAGAAGGCCATCGCCCAGAGTGGCACCGCCATTTCCAGCTGGTCTGTCAACTACCAGCCGCTCAAGTACACGCGGCTGCTGGCAGCCAAGGTGGGCTGTGACCGAGAGGACAGCGCTGAAGCTGTGGAGTGTCTGCGCCGGAAGCCCTCCCGGGAGCTGGTGGACCAGGACGTGCAGCCTGCCCG CTACCACATCGCTTTTGGGCCCGTGGTGGACGGCGACGTGGTCCCTGATGACCCTGAGATCCTCATGCAGCAGGGAGAATTCCTCAACTATGACATGCTCATCGGCGTCAACCAGGGAGAGGGCCTCAAGTTCGTGGAGGACTCTGCAGAGAGCGAGGACGGGGTGTCTGCCAGCGCCTTCGACTTCACTGTCTCCAACTTTGTGGACAACCTGTATGGCTACCCGGAAGGCAAGGATGTGCTTCGGGAGACCATCAAGTTTATGTACACAGACTGGGCCGACCGGGACAATGGCGAAATGCGCCGCAAAACCCTGCTGGCGCTCTTTACTGACCACCAATGGGTGGCACCAGCTGTGGCCACCGCCAAGCTGCACGCCGACTACCAGTCTCCTGTCTACTTTTACACCTTCTACCACCACTGCCAGGCGGAGGGCCGGCCTGAGTGGGCAGATGCGGCTCACGGGGATGAACTGCCCTATGTCTTTGGCGTGCCCATGGTGGGTGCCACCGACCTCTTCCCCTGCAACTTCTCCAAGAATGACGTCATGCTCAGTGCCGTGGTCATGACCTACTGGACCAACTTTGCCAAGACTGG GGACCCCAACCAGCCAGTGCCGCAGGATACCAAGTTCATTCACACTAAGCCCAATCGCTTCGAGGAGGTGGTATGGAGCAAATTCAACAGCAAGGAGAAGCAGTATCTGCACATAGGCCTGAAGCCACGTGTACGTGACAACTACCGCGCCAACAAGGTGGCCTTCTGGTTGGAGCTCGTGCCCCACCTGCACAACCTGCACACGGAGCTCTTCACCACCACCACGCGCCTGCCTCCCTACGCCACGCGCTGGCCGCCTCGTCCCCCTGCTGGCGCCCCGGGCACACGTCGGCCCCCGCCGCCCGCCACCCTGCCTCCCGAGCCTGAGCCCGAGCCCGGCCCGAGGGCCTACGACCGCTTCCCCGGGGACTCGCGGGACTACTCCACGGAGTTGAGCGTCACCGTGGCCGTGGgtgcctccctcctcttcctcaacATCCTGGCCTTTGCTGCCCTCTACTACAAGCGGGACCGGCGGCAGGAGCTGCGGTGCAGGCGGCTTAGCCCACCTGGCGGCTCAGGCTCTGGCGTGCCCGGTGGGGGCCCCTTGCTCCCCACTGCGGGCCGTGAGCTGCCACCAGAGGAGGAGCTGGTGTCACTGCAGCTGAAGCGGGGTGGTGGCGTCGGGGCGGACCCTGCAGAGGCTCTGCGCCCTGCCTGCCCGCCCGACTACACCCTGGCCCTGCGCCGGGCACCGGACGATGTGCCTCTATTGGCCCCCGGGGCCCTGACCCTGCTGCCCAGTGGCCTGGGGCCACCGCCACCCCCACCGCCCCCATCCCTTCATCCCTTCGGGCCcttccccccgccccctcccacTGCTACCAGCCACAACAACACGctaccccacccccactccaccaCTCGGGTATAG
- the NLGN2 gene encoding neuroligin-2 isoform X1 has product MWLLALCLVGLAGAQRGGGGPGGGGAPGGPGLGLGSLGEERFPVVNTAYGRVRGVRRELNNEILGPVVQFLGVPYATPPLGARRFQPPEAPASWPGVRNATTLPPACPQNLHGALPAIMLPVWFTDNLEAAATYVQNQSEDCLYLNLYVPTEDGPLTKKRDEATLNPPDTDIRDPGKKPVMLFLHGGSYMEGTGNMFDGSVLAAYGNVIVATLNYRLGVLGFLSTGDQAAKGNYGLLDQIQALRWLSENIAHFGGDPERITIFGSGAGASCVNLLILSHHSEGLFQKAIAQSGTAISSWSVNYQPLKYTRLLAAKVGCDREDSAEAVECLRRKPSRELVDQDVQPARYHIAFGPVVDGDVVPDDPEILMQQGEFLNYDMLIGVNQGEGLKFVEDSAESEDGVSASAFDFTVSNFVDNLYGYPEGKDVLRETIKFMYTDWADRDNGEMRRKTLLALFTDHQWVAPAVATAKLHADYQSPVYFYTFYHHCQAEGRPEWADAAHGDELPYVFGVPMVGATDLFPCNFSKNDVMLSAVVMTYWTNFAKTGDPNQPVPQDTKFIHTKPNRFEEVVWSKFNSKEKQYLHIGLKPRVRDNYRANKVAFWLELVPHLHNLHTELFTTTTRLPPYATRWPPRPPAGAPGTRRPPPPATLPPEPEPEPGPRAYDRFPGDSRDYSTELSVTVAVGASLLFLNILAFAALYYKRDRRQELRCRRLSPPGGSGSGVPGGGPLLPTAGRELPPEEELVSLQLKRGGGVGADPAEALRPACPPDYTLALRRAPDDVPLLAPGALTLLPSGLGPPPPPPPPSLHPFGPFPPPPPTATSHNNTLPHPHSTTRV; this is encoded by the exons ATGTGGCTCCTGGCGCTGTGTCTGGTGGGGCTGGCGGGGGCTCAACGGGGGGGAGGGGgtcccggcggcggcggcgccccGGGCGGCCCCGGCCTGGGCCTCGGCAGCCTTGGGGAGGAGCGCTTCCCGGTGGTGAACACGGCCTACGGGCGAGTGCGCGGTGTGCGGCGCGAGCTCAACAACGAGATCCTGGGCCCCGTCGTGCAGTTCTTGGGCGTGCCCTACGCCACGCCGCCCCTGGGCGCCCGCCGCTTCCAGCCGCCTGAGGCGCCTGCCTCGTGGCCCGGCGTGCGCAACGCCACCACCCTGCCGCCCGCCTGCCCGCAGAACCTGCACGGGGCGCTGCCCGCCATCATGCTGCCTGTGTGGTTCACCGACAACTTGGAGGCGGCCGCCACCTACGTGCAGAACCAGAGCGAGGACTGCCTGTACCTCAACCTCTACGTGCCCACCGAGGACG GTCCGCTCACAAAAAAACGTGACGAGGCGACGCTCAATCCGCCAGACACAG ATATCCGTGACCCTGGGAAGAAGCCTGTGATGCTGTTTCTCCACGGCGGCTCCTACATGGAGGGGACCGGAAACATGTTCGATGGCTCAGTCCTGGCTGCCTACGGCAACGTCATTGTAGCCACGCTCAACTACCGTCTTGGGGTGCTCG GTTTTCTCAGCACCGGGGACCAGGCTGCAAAAGGCAACTATGGGCTCCTGGACCAGATCCAGGCCCTGCGCTGGCTCAGTGAAAACATCGCCCACTTTGGGGGCGACCCCGAGCGTATCACCATCTTTGGGTCTGGGGCAGGGGCCTCCTGCGTCAACCTTCTGATCCTCTCCCACCATTCAGAAG GGCTGTTCCAGAAGGCCATCGCCCAGAGTGGCACCGCCATTTCCAGCTGGTCTGTCAACTACCAGCCGCTCAAGTACACGCGGCTGCTGGCAGCCAAGGTGGGCTGTGACCGAGAGGACAGCGCTGAAGCTGTGGAGTGTCTGCGCCGGAAGCCCTCCCGGGAGCTGGTGGACCAGGACGTGCAGCCTGCCCG CTACCACATCGCTTTTGGGCCCGTGGTGGACGGCGACGTGGTCCCTGATGACCCTGAGATCCTCATGCAGCAGGGAGAATTCCTCAACTATGACATGCTCATCGGCGTCAACCAGGGAGAGGGCCTCAAGTTCGTGGAGGACTCTGCAGAGAGCGAGGACGGGGTGTCTGCCAGCGCCTTCGACTTCACTGTCTCCAACTTTGTGGACAACCTGTATGGCTACCCGGAAGGCAAGGATGTGCTTCGGGAGACCATCAAGTTTATGTACACAGACTGGGCCGACCGGGACAATGGCGAAATGCGCCGCAAAACCCTGCTGGCGCTCTTTACTGACCACCAATGGGTGGCACCAGCTGTGGCCACCGCCAAGCTGCACGCCGACTACCAGTCTCCTGTCTACTTTTACACCTTCTACCACCACTGCCAGGCGGAGGGCCGGCCTGAGTGGGCAGATGCGGCTCACGGGGATGAACTGCCCTATGTCTTTGGCGTGCCCATGGTGGGTGCCACCGACCTCTTCCCCTGCAACTTCTCCAAGAATGACGTCATGCTCAGTGCCGTGGTCATGACCTACTGGACCAACTTTGCCAAGACTGG GGACCCCAACCAGCCAGTGCCGCAGGATACCAAGTTCATTCACACTAAGCCCAATCGCTTCGAGGAGGTGGTATGGAGCAAATTCAACAGCAAGGAGAAGCAGTATCTGCACATAGGCCTGAAGCCACGTGTACGTGACAACTACCGCGCCAACAAGGTGGCCTTCTGGTTGGAGCTCGTGCCCCACCTGCACAACCTGCACACGGAGCTCTTCACCACCACCACGCGCCTGCCTCCCTACGCCACGCGCTGGCCGCCTCGTCCCCCTGCTGGCGCCCCGGGCACACGTCGGCCCCCGCCGCCCGCCACCCTGCCTCCCGAGCCTGAGCCCGAGCCCGGCCCGAGGGCCTACGACCGCTTCCCCGGGGACTCGCGGGACTACTCCACGGAGTTGAGCGTCACCGTGGCCGTGGgtgcctccctcctcttcctcaacATCCTGGCCTTTGCTGCCCTCTACTACAAGCGGGACCGGCGGCAGGAGCTGCGGTGCAGGCGGCTTAGCCCACCTGGCGGCTCAGGCTCTGGCGTGCCCGGTGGGGGCCCCTTGCTCCCCACTGCGGGCCGTGAGCTGCCACCAGAGGAGGAGCTGGTGTCACTGCAGCTGAAGCGGGGTGGTGGCGTCGGGGCGGACCCTGCAGAGGCTCTGCGCCCTGCCTGCCCGCCCGACTACACCCTGGCCCTGCGCCGGGCACCGGACGATGTGCCTCTATTGGCCCCCGGGGCCCTGACCCTGCTGCCCAGTGGCCTGGGGCCACCGCCACCCCCACCGCCCCCATCCCTTCATCCCTTCGGGCCcttccccccgccccctcccacTGCTACCAGCCACAACAACACGctaccccacccccactccaccaCTCGGGTATAG
- the NLGN2 gene encoding neuroligin-2 isoform X3, with amino-acid sequence MWLLALCLVGLAGAQRGGGGPGGGGAPGGPGLGLGSLGEERFPVVNTAYGRVRGVRRELNNEILGPVVQFLGVPYATPPLGARRFQPPEAPASWPGVRNATTLPPACPQNLHGALPAIMLPVWFTDNLEAAATYVQNQSEDCLYLNLYVPTEDDIRDPGKKPVMLFLHGGSYMEGTGNMFDGSVLAAYGNVIVATLNYRLGVLGFLSTGDQAAKGNYGLLDQIQALRWLSENIAHFGGDPERITIFGSGAGASCVNLLILSHHSEGLFQKAIAQSGTAISSWSVNYQPLKYTRLLAAKVGCDREDSAEAVECLRRKPSRELVDQDVQPARYHIAFGPVVDGDVVPDDPEILMQQGEFLNYDMLIGVNQGEGLKFVEDSAESEDGVSASAFDFTVSNFVDNLYGYPEGKDVLRETIKFMYTDWADRDNGEMRRKTLLALFTDHQWVAPAVATAKLHADYQSPVYFYTFYHHCQAEGRPEWADAAHGDELPYVFGVPMVGATDLFPCNFSKNDVMLSAVVMTYWTNFAKTGDPNQPVPQDTKFIHTKPNRFEEVVWSKFNSKEKQYLHIGLKPRVRDNYRANKVAFWLELVPHLHNLHTELFTTTTRLPPYATRWPPRPPAGAPGTRRPPPPATLPPEPEPEPGPRAYDRFPGDSRDYSTELSVTVAVGASLLFLNILAFAALYYKRDRRQELRCRRLSPPGGSGSGVPGGGPLLPTAGRELPPEEELVSLQLKRGGGVGADPAEALRPACPPDYTLALRRAPDDVPLLAPGALTLLPSGLGPPPPPPPPSLHPFGPFPPPPPTATSHNNTLPHPHSTTRV; translated from the exons ATGTGGCTCCTGGCGCTGTGTCTGGTGGGGCTGGCGGGGGCTCAACGGGGGGGAGGGGgtcccggcggcggcggcgccccGGGCGGCCCCGGCCTGGGCCTCGGCAGCCTTGGGGAGGAGCGCTTCCCGGTGGTGAACACGGCCTACGGGCGAGTGCGCGGTGTGCGGCGCGAGCTCAACAACGAGATCCTGGGCCCCGTCGTGCAGTTCTTGGGCGTGCCCTACGCCACGCCGCCCCTGGGCGCCCGCCGCTTCCAGCCGCCTGAGGCGCCTGCCTCGTGGCCCGGCGTGCGCAACGCCACCACCCTGCCGCCCGCCTGCCCGCAGAACCTGCACGGGGCGCTGCCCGCCATCATGCTGCCTGTGTGGTTCACCGACAACTTGGAGGCGGCCGCCACCTACGTGCAGAACCAGAGCGAGGACTGCCTGTACCTCAACCTCTACGTGCCCACCGAGGACG ATATCCGTGACCCTGGGAAGAAGCCTGTGATGCTGTTTCTCCACGGCGGCTCCTACATGGAGGGGACCGGAAACATGTTCGATGGCTCAGTCCTGGCTGCCTACGGCAACGTCATTGTAGCCACGCTCAACTACCGTCTTGGGGTGCTCG GTTTTCTCAGCACCGGGGACCAGGCTGCAAAAGGCAACTATGGGCTCCTGGACCAGATCCAGGCCCTGCGCTGGCTCAGTGAAAACATCGCCCACTTTGGGGGCGACCCCGAGCGTATCACCATCTTTGGGTCTGGGGCAGGGGCCTCCTGCGTCAACCTTCTGATCCTCTCCCACCATTCAGAAG GGCTGTTCCAGAAGGCCATCGCCCAGAGTGGCACCGCCATTTCCAGCTGGTCTGTCAACTACCAGCCGCTCAAGTACACGCGGCTGCTGGCAGCCAAGGTGGGCTGTGACCGAGAGGACAGCGCTGAAGCTGTGGAGTGTCTGCGCCGGAAGCCCTCCCGGGAGCTGGTGGACCAGGACGTGCAGCCTGCCCG CTACCACATCGCTTTTGGGCCCGTGGTGGACGGCGACGTGGTCCCTGATGACCCTGAGATCCTCATGCAGCAGGGAGAATTCCTCAACTATGACATGCTCATCGGCGTCAACCAGGGAGAGGGCCTCAAGTTCGTGGAGGACTCTGCAGAGAGCGAGGACGGGGTGTCTGCCAGCGCCTTCGACTTCACTGTCTCCAACTTTGTGGACAACCTGTATGGCTACCCGGAAGGCAAGGATGTGCTTCGGGAGACCATCAAGTTTATGTACACAGACTGGGCCGACCGGGACAATGGCGAAATGCGCCGCAAAACCCTGCTGGCGCTCTTTACTGACCACCAATGGGTGGCACCAGCTGTGGCCACCGCCAAGCTGCACGCCGACTACCAGTCTCCTGTCTACTTTTACACCTTCTACCACCACTGCCAGGCGGAGGGCCGGCCTGAGTGGGCAGATGCGGCTCACGGGGATGAACTGCCCTATGTCTTTGGCGTGCCCATGGTGGGTGCCACCGACCTCTTCCCCTGCAACTTCTCCAAGAATGACGTCATGCTCAGTGCCGTGGTCATGACCTACTGGACCAACTTTGCCAAGACTGG GGACCCCAACCAGCCAGTGCCGCAGGATACCAAGTTCATTCACACTAAGCCCAATCGCTTCGAGGAGGTGGTATGGAGCAAATTCAACAGCAAGGAGAAGCAGTATCTGCACATAGGCCTGAAGCCACGTGTACGTGACAACTACCGCGCCAACAAGGTGGCCTTCTGGTTGGAGCTCGTGCCCCACCTGCACAACCTGCACACGGAGCTCTTCACCACCACCACGCGCCTGCCTCCCTACGCCACGCGCTGGCCGCCTCGTCCCCCTGCTGGCGCCCCGGGCACACGTCGGCCCCCGCCGCCCGCCACCCTGCCTCCCGAGCCTGAGCCCGAGCCCGGCCCGAGGGCCTACGACCGCTTCCCCGGGGACTCGCGGGACTACTCCACGGAGTTGAGCGTCACCGTGGCCGTGGgtgcctccctcctcttcctcaacATCCTGGCCTTTGCTGCCCTCTACTACAAGCGGGACCGGCGGCAGGAGCTGCGGTGCAGGCGGCTTAGCCCACCTGGCGGCTCAGGCTCTGGCGTGCCCGGTGGGGGCCCCTTGCTCCCCACTGCGGGCCGTGAGCTGCCACCAGAGGAGGAGCTGGTGTCACTGCAGCTGAAGCGGGGTGGTGGCGTCGGGGCGGACCCTGCAGAGGCTCTGCGCCCTGCCTGCCCGCCCGACTACACCCTGGCCCTGCGCCGGGCACCGGACGATGTGCCTCTATTGGCCCCCGGGGCCCTGACCCTGCTGCCCAGTGGCCTGGGGCCACCGCCACCCCCACCGCCCCCATCCCTTCATCCCTTCGGGCCcttccccccgccccctcccacTGCTACCAGCCACAACAACACGctaccccacccccactccaccaCTCGGGTATAG